From a single Nicotiana tomentosiformis chromosome 2, ASM39032v3, whole genome shotgun sequence genomic region:
- the LOC138904775 gene encoding uncharacterized protein translates to MASLYSKPNHVRSISLPGRSHPTIQRVEEELNKVKSLEVSVAPTTVSNGLKGLEKLYKCIDDLLNLPQTLHALSQNLHAKWVEDLLDKSMSLLDLCGTARELVSQCKENVRDLQSSLKRRKGDSTRDDNVTRFNSFSKKIKRNAKRLVLTLKQMDQDTTVSVLLDADQDTIAVIRALKEANAECISTFQMLLSFLCVPLLKPKESIWSLLSRLVNKERIASLVIEENMSLETRLESFETYLVSFEDGLEATFRCLIRSRSSLLNVFSC, encoded by the coding sequence ATGGCTTCACTTTATTCAAAACCCAATCACGTCCGATCAATCAGTTTGCCTGGGAGATCACACCCTACCATCCAGAGAGTTGAAGAGGAGCTAAACAAGGTCAAATCATTGGAAGTATCTGTTGCACCAACAACAGTGAGCAATGGTCTAAAAGGTTTGGAGAAATTGTACAAGTGCATAGATGATCTTCTCAACTTGCCTCAAACCCTTCATGCCCTCTCCCAAAATCTACATGCAAAATGGGTTGAAGATCTATTGGATAAATCAATGAGTCTTCTTGATCTGTGTGGCACTGCAAGGGAACTTGTATCACAATGCAAAGAAAATGTAAGAGATCTCCAATCCTCCCTCAAGAGGAGAAAAGGAGATTCAACCAGAGATGACAACGTTACCAGATTTAACTCTTTCAGCAAGAAGATCAAGAGGAATGCCAAAAGATTAGTATTGACCTTGAAACAAATGGATCAAGACACTACAGTATCTGTTTTGCTAGATGCAGATCAAGATACAATAGCTGTGATCAGAGCACTAAAAGAAGCTAATGCAGAATGCATTTCAACTTTCCAAATGCTCTTGTCCTTCTTGTGTGTACCACTTTTGAAGCCCAAGGAATCTATATGGTCACTGCTTTCTAGATTGGTAAACAAAGAAAGAATAGCATCACTTGTCATAGAAGAAAACATGAGCTTAGAAACCAGGCTCGAAAGCTTTGAGACTTATCTTGTCAGCTTCGAAGATGGATTGGAAGCAACATTTAGATGCCTGATTAGATCTAGAAGCTCGCTACTCAATGTTTTCTCCTGCTAA
- the LOC138904776 gene encoding uncharacterized mitochondrial protein AtMg00810-like, with product MSQLDVNNAFLYGDLQEEVYIKFPAGNDMEEIDHITHFLNSEFKVKNLGDIHYFLGMEIMREPQGFIINQRKFTLELLEEFGCSGVVVSSPLDPSSKLHAKLMPPLDDPTLYHRLVGKLNYLTNTRPDICVVVLTLSQYMQKPSISHFSVGLSVFEVFAFRSGTRHTSLCKSLS from the exons ATGTCTCAActtgatgttaataatgcatttTTGTATGGGGATTTACAGGAAGAGGTCTACATAAAGTTCCCTGCTG GTAATGACATGGAAGAAATAGACCATATTACTCACTTTCTCAATTCAGAATTTAAAGTCAAGAACTTGGGTGACATTCACTATTTCTTGGGAATGGAAATTATGAGAGAACCACAAGGTTTCATTATCAACCAGCGGAAGTTTACCTTAGAGTTGTTAGAGGAATTTGGTTGCTCAGGAGTTGTTGTTTCTTCTCCACTCGATCCTTCCTCTAAATTGCATGCTAAATTGATGCCCCCATTGGATGACCCTACACTCTATCATCGCCTTGTTGGTAAACTTAATTATCTCACCAACACCCGACCAGACATTTGTGTTGTTGTCCTCACTCTTAGCCAGTACATGCAAAAGCCCTCAATTTCACATTTTTCTGTTGGACTGAGTGTGTTTGAAGTATTTGCATTCCGATCCGGCACAAGGCATACTTCTCTCTGCAAATCCCTCTCTTGA